The following coding sequences lie in one Cercospora beticola chromosome 9, complete sequence genomic window:
- a CDS encoding mitochondrial 37S ribosomal protein mS41: MALKRPLTLLQLPSLLRLASAPATTCRQCRSLHALNKPPPQIPKPTPFVPDVSTFLTLIGRGMSKHESKIPSWEALFTLSSEQLKESGLEPARARRYLLWWRERFRQGIYGMGGDVKHATKVGDKVAAELRIVEVPKQFKSGEEKYVTPATLSRSEGVAKVISNTPPQALKALEGEGSQEKRSIMDRLAPPPKVGRKEVSTVKGTKIVRANTIGGTGIEYLKGYQGVAVLKVKEGLWEQKRGHKVDGGERRRAEVRAKRAAAERKNAR, from the coding sequence ATGGCGCTCAAACGGCCTCTCACACTCCTCCAGCTGCCTTCATTATTACGATTGGCCTCAGCGCCAGCCACAACATGCAGGCAATGCCGCTCACTACACGCCTTAAACAAACCACCTCCTCAAATTCCCAAACCGACACCATTCGTTCCTGACGTGTCCACATTTCTCACGCTCATCGGCCGCGGCATGTCCAAACATGAGTCCAAAATCCCATCATGGGAAGCTCTCTTCACACTATCCTCCGAGCAACTCAAAGAATCCGGCCTGGAACCCGCTCGCGCAAGAAGATATCTCCTCTGGTGGCGCGAGCGATTTCGACAAGGCATCTACGGCATGGGCGGTGATGTGAAACACGCGACGAAGGTTGGGGACAAGGTGGCCGCTGAGCTGAGGATAGTAGAAGTGCCCAAGCAGTTCAAGTCTGGGGAGGAGAAGTATGTGACGCCAGCAACTTTGTCGAGAAGTGAGGGCGTTGCGAAGGTGATTTCAAATACACCGCCGCAGGCTCTGAAGGCGCTAGAAGGTGAGGGGAGtcaggagaagaggagtatCATGGATCGGTTGGCGCCTCCCCCGAAGGTTGGCAGGAAGGAGGTCAGTACGGTGAAGGGAACGAAGATTGTGAGGGCGAACACGATCGGCGGCACAGGGATTGAATATCTGAAGGGATATCAGGGAGTTGCTGTGCTGAAAGTCAAGGAAGGCCTATGGGAGCAGAAGAGAGGTCACAAGGTTGATGGTGGCGAGAGGCGGAGAGCAGAAGTGAGGGCGAAGAGAGCCGCTGCTGAGAGGAAGAATGCACGATAG